In Gossypium arboreum isolate Shixiya-1 chromosome 3, ASM2569848v2, whole genome shotgun sequence, the sequence TTTGGAAATAGAGTTGGTGGCCGAGAGAATTTTTTTCACTGCAAGAAGTGTGGTATGTACTTAAACATCTcatcttttctttcttaattattttgatggtcTTATTCTTAGTTTAGATTCAATCCCCATTTCTTATTTTATGGTGGCTTTGGTTAGATTTTTCATTTTTCGTGAAATATCTTGTTCCAAAACATATCTAGACATGGTTAGGGGATACACCTGAAATCCAATTAACGTAGTTGCGAACTGCTAGTGTTTGGCATGGTTTCGGCTCTATGTTGTATCTATTCATATAATCTGCATCTGCATAGGGTCTTGCTACTCTGTTGCCTTGCGAGGTAATCATACTTGTGTGGAGAATTCGATGCAGCATCACTGCCCCATATGTTACGAGGTTGGTCTTTCGATTTTTCTCTGTTTTTATCTCGAACTATTCTCCTTCGCTAATTATAGGTCGTTCTGTTTCTCTAGTACCTCTTCGATTCGTTGAAAGATACGACTGTGATGAAATGTGGTCACACGATGCACTATGAATGTTACCATGAGATGCTAAAGCGTGACAAGTAAGCAACAGTTTGTTCTTGTTTGTTTAAAGCTCGATCCCAATCCTGAATTAGTTTGCTCACAATCTGAGTTCCATTCATAATATAAATTCATGGTTTTTGCTCAGATATTGCTGTCCCATATGCTCAAAGTCGGTGATCGATATGTCCCGAGTCTGGAAGAGGATGGACGAAGAGGTACGTTTCTTCAAGTTTAAGGTCATTGAACTGTAAATGTTTTCGTCTCGAATCTGATTCATGAAAGAATTATCTTGCTTTTTGACAGATTGAAGCGACCCTAATGCCGGAGGATTACCGATATAAGAAGGTCCATAATTTCAGTCCATGTTCATGTCTAATAATCTGCTGTTTTTATTTTTGATCCTTGTCATTCGAGTTGATTATGCCATTGAAATGCAGGTTTGGATTCTATGCAATGACTGCGACGACACTACCGAGGTTTACTTTCACATAATCGGACAGAAATGCAGTCACTGTAGATCTTACAACACCCGGACGATCGCCCCTCCAGAACTCCCTCAGTGATGAGATCATGATCGAAGAACCGAAGCTGGTGAGCTCCGGACTTCTAAAGGTCTGCTCGTTAACTGTAAAAACGGAGATGAATTCTTCGAATTTGCATATCATGTCTCGATCATCTCGATCCATCATCGTCATTGgatttgattatatgattcagtGTATTATTATTCAAATGATTGTGCCATTTTTATGTCTTCTCTCATAAACATTTCTCAGGTTATGGGTTCTCCATTTCAGAGTTAAAAAATGAAACTGTGAATGGTTCTATGGTTGATGTAAACGCTATAtgataatttgtaataataacaAACATTAGAGAATTTGATGGTAATATATCCATTTTTTCTCTTGTAAAATTGCAGCTTGTGACTTTCTATTTTTATTAGGGTTAATTGCACTAGAGGTCTCTAAATTATGGTCCAGATTTTAAGTTGGTtcgagttttcaaaatatcaatatCGTATTAAGCAGATTTTTTGGTCAGTTTAATCATTTTGGATATGATGTGttaaagaaaggagaaattcatTTTAACATCcaattatttataataaaaaatgagAAATAAAAATCCACCCAAAGTAGATAAAAGAAAATCCAAAtagtaataattaataaaataacaaatcaTACAAGctttttcttaatttttgtttCCCACAAAGAATTTATTTTCTCTACCAAATAAAAACATCAAATGATAATATTATTTCTAAGTTCTAGTTGCAAATCTCTTCTGCAAAGATAGAACAGCTAAAGCAACCAAAGCAATAAACGCAAAAGAAGCGACCAATGACAGAACAATGGAAATGGCAACTCTGTCACAGAAACTGTCGAAAACATTACAAACTTTGTTCCATTGAAGATGAGAGTTCCCTTTGTAACCAATGATACCAACAGCTAAGGCAGCCCCATTGGCTGAAAACAGCAACCCAACAATCGTTGCATCAAAGATAGTGATAACTTGGGCAAACCCTGCTTCCCCATTTCTGGTTGCCAACACAATCAGGGTCGAAAGCGCTGCATATGAACTTGCTGTTATGTTTGCCACCAGGGAATACCTGCCAAAACATATTCCAACCAAATAAGTTAGGCTCTAAACTTGCCAATTATCCTCATGTTGGTGCTTGAACTTTTTATTTGTCTAAATTAATCCTTCAAAACCATTAAGTTCAGACCCCAATATGGAAACATTTGTTAAGTTCAAGGACTAATATGAATAAAAAAAGTTCAAGTACCAATGTGAGTATAATTGCTTAGTTTACCTCAATGAAAGAAAAGTTACCAAATTCAAGCCTATTTTTTActacaaatatatatttttattttaaatttaattataaatataaaattaatagaaAGTTTAATGTTTTAATATCTTTTTGAAAAGTAACATGGGTACTGACCCAACCTAGGCTTGGGTTAGGAAAATAATAAGATCAAGACAGTTGTCCAATCTGGCTCATTGATAGCGACGTAGGTATGGGCTTACTACAAATTCTactttttaatatttgttttctataatattaaaatatatcagACGTCATTATATTCTTTCACAAATTCAAAATTTAGtgcttataattttatttctaaaatttatctttttacTTTTTAGATATTAAAATTTAGGTTCAGTTGAtaacattgttaaatttattgatatgacattttgaaaaaaaaaactcgtTTGATAGCAATGTAACTAAAAAATGACTttgtaataaatttaaatttaaacaaatagttttaacaatattaacagttagacttgacttttgaaatctaaaaaaaagactaaattcttAGAAATAAAAGATAGGGACTAAATTCTACATTTACAAATAGTATAGAGACTTATACCTAATTTTACCTTATTAAAATTATGTatgcataatgataaatttagcctATAATGTTTATCCAATTTGTTACTTTGACACTATTTTTAGATGAATTTGGCCCCTAATCTTTAAAGTTTAGTCAAATTGTTTTTTGTTGAAAAAAATATCGGCTCAATTCAGCACTAACGTGATAACTTGCGCGAcactattttaaaattcaaaaaatttaaaaaatatcataatttttttaaaaaattatccaCATTAGTAATGAAGTACACAAACTACAATATGGGTTGCCATCTCAAAGTTGGCTTTTTTGTTCaacaaaaaataatttaactaGAATTTGAAAGTTGAAGACCAAAATAATCCAGAAACAGAgaaccaaaatgaccaaatcgACAAACATTAGTCTTAAAACTAtcattatgaaagaaaacaaaaaaagcaGCCAAAGTATCAACCAAACGTGTAATAATTTTGTTTCGAAATATGATTGCATAAATTGGTGATAAACATGTCTATGAAGACAACAAATTCATTTACGTACATATAGATTAATTCTTATAAGAGACAAGGATTTGAGAGTTAAGTAATATATATAGCAAGAGATGACTAGAAACTTGTAAGTATATATGTGACTTTGGAGCATGGTGGAAAGGATTTCAACCCTACTAGATTGCCCTTTTTCTTTGCATGGAAACAAATATGATAATAACAAGGATAATAGTAGTAAAGAACTGACTGAACTTACACAAGGGCAGACAGGTAATGCCACTTAACACGGGCAGCAACCTCAACAGGAGGGAAAGCTGGGTTGAGCTGAACAGGGAAGAACTTGGTCTGCTTGTTTACCCCGATAATTATGGCGGCCGCAAGTGTTAGCAGCAGCGCCATAAACCTCAAAATCAACTCACAAATACTCGACATGGCACACCCCCACTTTTTGATCCTCTATTTCCTTCCACTCTACTCCTCACCTTCTTATATATTGTCTTTGGCTTCCcataaatcacatttatgtacACATATGAGGATGGAGTTACTTACCCTACTATAATATTTGTTTAGctctttattattttaattattactattaatgatttaataatttaattgttgaatttattaatataatatatttatacatataaagtTTTGAAAGAAATACTAAATTTATCAATATATACTTAATAAGTGAAAGGTTTTTAATATTAACTAAATgactaaatattattaattaatatcttaACTAATATCATGAATATTTCATTAGCATAAAATAGGTTCAAACAACATTTATGTGCTTCAAAATTTGATGTGTTAGAGCATTAAATGCTGGAAAATAAAGTTAAGGATCaataaattttattacttttaacCTAACATATAACTtatttcccaaaaaaaaaaaagacccaaATTAGTtaggttaattaaataattaaataaacctTCGTCGTTAGGAGTGCCATCAAAGGCCATAAAACtattgataattaaataattattttaatataaatatatattaaaaagaacgtaaaaaaaaccaaaattttaaggTTATTCCTCTTCGTAATAATCATTCTCTATATCAATTTATACaactgatttttttatatttttatttttatcctttATAACAACTTTTCAATTATAATAGTAACAACAATAAACTGTGAAATACATTATTTGCTAAATTAGTTATCTGTATCAACctcttatattaaattttaataaaattaattttgtttCTAGTGaaataaaaccttaaattttaattaagatatttttaataaaatacttaaatttatatacaaaaaaattacatttttaaattttattaaagataTAATCTAATGGTTTGTTAAAATCAACAACAATTGCTAAACGTGTGAACTTACCCCTTCTCCCTCCAATAGTATTATAGTCTGACTTCATTAAATTTTCACAATACGCCTGACTTCATTCGCAAGTGTATGGAAAAGACCATAGTACCGATACGGTAATCTAGGAAGTCTGACCCATGCAAGAACTTGAGATGGATgcgatttatttgttaatttggATTACCGTAAGATCCATGGCTGAATTGTAAGATAACTTCCATAGATAGTCCATGGTCCATCCAATAAAGCCTTTTCATAATCTGTATTGTGACAAAATTTAACAAGATAATACTCATTCTTCAGATTAACAAGTTGTATTTTTCCAACCGACGACCAAAAGAGCTATAGCCGATTCGTTAGAGCTCTATAACCAATGTTTCTCCTAagcaaccacactatcaaaactcTCTCCATACATTTATCAATCAGATCATGCACTTGAGACGAAAACCTAATCTCGGGATACTTTAATTTCCTCCTGATTAATAGTGACATCCTCCGGCAATACTTCAATATATATCATCTACCAAACTCCATGCATTTACCACATCACCCCTTTTATTGGCCGTCAAAGTATCCTCGTTCTTTACTTTCTTTGTCACCCTTTCCAACTTAGAAGGAATAGGAGATGCCGGATGTTCCAAAGCCGACGCCACTTCAAAGTTAGTCATCCAAAAAATCGAAGCTTAATTATAACTATAACATCTAATTTTCTGAAACACAGGTGGAGCTCTTACAAAGAAAATTAACTATAATTAAATAAGTATTAACTAATATGCCTATAAATATTCTTTAATTGGAtccctaaaattttatttacGAGTCTCAAAGCCTATGTTTGAATTGGAAGTTGGAGGGGAAAGGAATGGAAAGTAAGGGAAAGTGTGATTCTTTCCTTTGTTTGAATAGATTTAATAATATAAGCTAGGAAAAGTACGGGAAATTAAGTATCTCCTGCTTTCCCTTacaagttaaattttttatttactcTAATTTTGGGGGAAAGCTAGGGAAAGGAAGGTAGAacaaaattttaagatgtagtcTTTTCTGtcctctatttcttttataaataaatttatgaaaatgttATAATTTGTAAGAGTTCGTTATAATTGATTCTTTCTTTTCTATGAATTATCTAAacaaaaattgttaaaattacttTACTTTACTTCACTTTTATTAGTTTTTGTAACATCCTACACCCGGCTTAGAAGTTTAAACTGAATCTCGGatgttacattgatcaccgaagtgatcatagataattaaaaaaaaataagttGTCACGTCGAATCGaaatatttaatcatttaaaattcaATCAGTAGAATTACAGTTAAGTTAATATATATAAACggaataaaaatgaataaaacttAAATCGGAACTAGTGCCACAGTTTTAAAAACTTTACATTTCAAAACTGAAAAATAAAGTAGAAGTTGAACCAACTAATAGTTTATTTTTCACTGAGACTGTCTGAGACCTTCGCATACCGAGCCCAGCGTTGGAAATTAGAAAAGGTACCTAAAAGGGAAACACTAAACAAATCACAAAAATCAATTCAATAGCGCATCAGATTTATAGAATTCACTGAGTCAGAAAAGAAAATTAGGAACTAACGTCCTAACAGAACACAACATTTGAGCACACCAAATCACAACAGACAGACAGCGTAAGGTCAGATAGTCAAGCACCCAGAACATACATATAAATGTGTATGAAATGCAGTCAAGTAATAAAACTCACCCATCTAGCTGacacacctctccgtcccccAATCACACCCCATAAGAGCTGTTTAAGCTCAACCAACCGAAACACACCATATAGGACCTCGTAAGTCCATCTAACCCTAGACGCCATATATGTGGACCAAGCCACTCAGATATTAATACGTAGCAGAGCTGGCGTATGTACTGTACAGTGCAATGTGGCAATCCACTGAACAGTCCTGTTGTAGTTATACTACCAGATCGGAATATAGTATGCAACAAAGCTGACGCATATGCAGTATAGTGTGATAAATCGCTATACGAATATGTTGCAGtaaaactgccagatcagataagATTCAGACCCCCTTCACTTTGCAATCCCACCCAAAACTTTATGCAAGTGCATGTATATATACATTAACATAGAAAACAAAGAGCACATCCACAGACAATCAGACAGAAATAGATATGCACACACAGACACACACACACCCAGCTAACCGGGTTCAAAGTCAAACATCTCACACGACAATTATAGATATCACATAAGCCGCAGCCCAAATCAAGGTCTTAATTACCCTTTCTAAGGCTTAGCCAAGGGTTGAAACACACAGACACATTTTCAGATCGTACAACACACACAAACTAAATTTTGGTGTCTTAGGACCACACGCTCGTCtgctctggccgtgtgaaaatgcTTAGGCATTATGGGAGGTCAAACGCTCGTATGAGGAGgggcacacgactgtgtggttGAGGCATACGCCTGTGTTAAAAggagcacacggtcgtgtgactaaggcacatgctcgtgtagaccagggacatggccgtgggaacatgtcgtgtaactctctgtccaaTTGCACTAAAATAGAGTACAGGgcagacacgaccatgtgaaggTCTCACATGCTTGTGTGGAATCCCTAAATCTCTAAATTAGCCACACAGCTGTGGTGCCACCAAATCACTCAAACTCTAATCCCCAAactcacacgccagtgtgcccgGGGGACATAGCCCTGTGAAAATAGATAGACAAAATAGTTCGAAAAATGTGTGCCCGGGGGACACAGCCGTGAGATGCCCAAATCAGCCGAAAACCTTAATTCCCAAAAGCACACGGCCGTATGTAtcggcacacgcctgtgtggccactCATATGTCCACTTGTGTGGTCACGAAGCCACTCTAAAATAGCATCGAAAAACATGCTTTCAGCCACAAAGCACTCTCTAGCCATCGATAGTTTGAAAATATGTGAAAAGATGCAAATTCTAAGCATTAGACAGCAATACGACATCGAAATTAACAGGCTTACGAACACTCGCACACACGATGTCGACTTTTCATAAAGTCGAAAAAGAATTCGCATATTAAACAGAAGAAGATAGGAAAcccacacctgttttgcgatctAAGATGTTCCGGCACTGACTTGACGATGAGGAGGTGACTCTCCAAAATCCCCAAGCAAACcgttcaaaagaaaaataaagaaccaaaaagaaaagaaacagagagAAAAAGAGGAAGAGTATGTtcaggagaaagaaaagaaaaattataaaattcatttgataaaaataataaataattataattactaactaaaaataaaactaaataaaaaaggCTCTTCAAAATGTGCACCTGAAGACTTGAACCTAGAACCTTGAGATACACTAACACATCTCACACATAATCTACCACTAAACTAACAAATCCATTCTAACATTTAAACACGCGGCTAAACACAATAACACGCCCTTCTCTATGACCCTAACCCTAAAACCCCAAAACTTCTAACCCAAAATTTGAGGTGTCACAATTTTAATTATCCAAACAAgataaatttaatcattttttttaaCTTTCCACTCTTTCTTTTCCTTTGCTACTTTTAGTCCAAGCAAGGTGTAAAATAATTTGTTAATAttactttataaaataatattgtcACTTTATGCATTAGAAATACTTAACTAAATTATTAACTATTATTTAAGTATAACATTTTAAGGTTAATATTTGATACATTTAgagtatataatttttatgcGTAATGATTAATTTAACTTTTTCTTATACAACGACAATCTGAATCTAAACTATTTCTAAGGAATGCGAACACCTTATCAATAGGTCACAACTTGTGTTTCGATAAATTTAACATATAATGTTTATCTCTTTTGTCACTTTTGGTCATCAACTTCATTGTTGAGTggattttctaaaatattttatgaaatttttaaataatatttttgaattttcatgaaatacatAAGGGCTACCATGTCATTGCTATTAAAATTGTAACGCTCAAGTTAGTTTTtccattaaaaaataaataaatttaattaaaatttaaaggttgagagctaaaatgataaaaaaaaatttgttataCCACCGCCATAGACGGTTACATGTGTCATTCCTAAATGAACCTTACATTGAGCAAACCTCCAACGTGGAGCCACCCTTGAACAAACCTTGCACTGGATAATCTCATTCTCATTTTTTACCAATCGCCCTATAATGTAACAAAATTAATCTATAAAATCACATTGCCGCCTCTGCAAGGAGACAAGATGCAACATTGCCGTTAGTGAGGCCTCAACACGTGACATCCCTTCTGTCCCATGTATATAAATCTTCCCACTTCTCTAACAGGGCCAAGGGAGAGCAATCTCAAAACTGAAGTCAAATCCTTAACCTTCTAACATTCCCCCTCTACTATATTTCAACCACTTTCACCACTGTTCTTACCACTGAAGCACGACAACTTTTCGCCTGTTAGGATGACTATCACATCTCTGACCAACTTCCACCCCTTATTGATTCCTATTATCAATAGAATTagaaccaaaataataataaaaatattaaaaactaaatttataaTTATGCGTAATTTCTATATTAATGTAGTTATCAAGATTTGAACATGTATTTTCTCCTTAAGAATATAATTTGTTTTACTGTTGCATCCATCACTTATTGATAGAGTACTAATTTGTTAGATtgtgagcttttttttttttggtataatTCAAGAAATCAGCTAATCATGGCCAAAGATAACTTGATCTATTTTAACAAGAATTTGGTACAAAATGCAAATATAaagtatattttgtattaatgATTTTGAGATTTTTTAGATTAAGTTTATTGTTATAAGTTAAGTGATCCTTTTCAATTCAAaagaatatttaattatttatcatttcaactttttctttattaaaaaacccactttatttttttataatgtaTTATTTCTTAAAAACCATTTTTAAAGGTGTCTATATATGTAATGGCCAATTTTTGGCCTAGACAAATAAAACAATAACAAAAcctaaaacaataaaaaagagCCCAAATAACAGCCCACTAATCTTAAGAATTTTCAGCAGCCAACCCTAGTCCCATGCTGTCTGCCACCAGCACAATCcccactctcccatgctgtcTTCCACCTTGCGCACTACCACCACCACTCCCCACGCACGTCACATGCCCCCATGCACGCGTCTGGTCACCCATTTCACCTGCAAAAACGAGACAAGCACGCGAAGATAGAGAGGCCACAAgagcaaaaaacaaaaaaatagtagaaatatttTTGTATTCGGCTATATAGCCTGGTAAAAATGTAATACGAGGAGACTAGCAATCAAGAGAAAAAACACAGAAAGGTGGATCTTcgatttcattttatttgttttcatttCGTTTTAACTTCTTCTTAGTTTCTTTTCAAATTTACTGCAAATCAATAAAcaaaatggggttttgttttcaAATACAAAAAAGGGGATTGTATTACACAGATTATTAATCAAAAAGAGAATTAAAAAGGttgttttcatattttcttttcttggttGTTTCTTTCTtcagattttttattttattttctgtgttaaatcttttttaaaaataaaaataaaaaacgaaAGAGGGGCTGAAAACTTACCTATTCTTTGCGTCTCGCCACCATCGGAGATTCCCCGATCCAAAAGAGCCACGAAACCCCTCAGGTTTCTCGTTTAGGCCATGGAAAAGAAAGGGGGGGGACGAGTATTCGGAGGGCGAAATAGGAGCTTTCTCACTTGAACTTGGTGAGAGATAGGTTTGTTTCagagaaatgaaaataaaaagggggaaggaaagagtttttggtttttttttcttcaaaaaaaaaagaaccaaCAGAATAGAAAAGTAGGAAACCttttttaaaatcatttgaaaagGTACCGTGAGGGTAGTGGGGGGTTGTAAATTCTCCCTAAAAGGGATATTTATGCGATCAGTCCTTTTCATTCGCAACTCCATTCAATTGCCCCCCATTtccaattttcttttattttttatttctaaccCTCAGATTTCGTTTGGTTTTTGATTAGGTCCCTGATTAACTTTCCagtatttataattttgtacCCCAAATTTTAACTCGTTTTCAACCATGTCCTAAATCTATTTAATCCAtttattaacttttaaaaaaaataatatttcacCTATgtgttatttaaaatattttatatgttatttacttTACATCTATTCCAACTTATTTTAATGTATTGTTTGTTtaaattcttattatttattttaacttgctttatgcatatattttatattggtctattttatatgtattatttattttatattcctTACCTACTATATATATGTGTACAtatattctatttttaaattgttttgtacattgttgattaaattttttctcattatttattttaaattcatttcttattattttaaaatttgttttacattttagtcattttaatttgcgttataatatttttaattcacTTGTCTTTGATTATTAATGATTAGTATTCAAGTTACATATGTTATGTGATTATTGCCATTGTGTATGGTATAATTAGTTTATTCGTATTTTCGTTATTGCCATTTGCTTGTATAATATTGTATTTGTGTTGTTATTACGTACTCTAtgttatatttttttgttttatctaGTTTAAATCATATCATACATTAACCCAACATACTTGCCTGACTTGGATCGcttgattttttttattccaaACAAATAATGTACGTCGTTCAAATGCCATATTCGCTACtacttaaaaacaaaaatttcaaaataaggcaatgttttgcgTTTTAGAAcatcgagaaattgtgccctaacttacggggtttcgattttctcattgGTTCTAAATGGAAAagtatccttttgagttttaaaatacacgaaattctaattaaaattaaagatacACCTATGCTcgagaattcatggtattgtgtcctaacttacgggatgtgatgctccgatatctcgagataaggaaatctttaaacaaattgttttgagctaattcaaaaattttaaaatcgatATTGATAGAAAAGATCATATTTCAAATTCATTCTCGATTTTttattttcgacattaagacactaactaatcaattcggtaccaatttttgggtgtgTCGGGggcgctaatccttcctcgcacgtaaccgactcccgaacttgttCTCTTGgaattcgtagaccaaaatgtcgttttagtaaactaaaattgttttattaaaacaaaggtgatccgatcacaccaaataAAGATCGGTAGCGACTCTCGTTTTAATTTTTGTTTCCAAACAAAGTCGACCCTATccttcaaaaaatggtttcgacagcttggcgactccactggggaccaaaGAGAGTCAAGCTGTAAAATTGATCATTTTCTgtctttttgttgaaaatttaaaat encodes:
- the LOC108474656 gene encoding E3 ubiquitin-protein ligase MIEL1-like; protein product: MEMEASSASQRLHFGKMGYGCQHYRRRCKIRAPCCNEVFSCRHCHNEAVNLLSNPFDRHELVRKDVKQVICSVCDTEQPVAQLCSNCGVNMGEYFCKICNFFDDDTEKGQFHCDDCGICRVGGRENFFHCKKCGSCYSVALRGNHTCVENSMQHHCPICYEYLFDSLKDTTVMKCGHTMHYECYHEMLKRDKYCCPICSKSVIDMSRVWKRMDEEIEATLMPEDYRYKKVWILCNDCDDTTEVYFHIIGQKCSHCRSYNTRTIAPPELPQ
- the LOC108474657 gene encoding CASP-like protein 1E1, translating into MSSICELILRFMALLLTLAAAIIIGVNKQTKFFPVQLNPAFPPVEVAARVKWHYLSALVYSLVANITASSYAALSTLIVLATRNGEAGFAQVITIFDATIVGLLFSANGAALAVGIIGYKGNSHLQWNKVCNVFDSFCDRVAISIVLSLVASFAFIALVALAVLSLQKRFATRT